One Halomonas sp. M4R1S46 genomic window carries:
- a CDS encoding FAD-dependent oxidoreductase, with the protein MSADKTPGGPDLAAGIELSELAEGEMITGHVGEKAVLLARSGGDFHAVGARCTHYGAPLGDGLIVDDTLRCPWHHACFSLRSGEALAAPALDGLACWNTEVVGDRVIVRERAEPGPKRHPARSPSSVVIVGGGAAGEAAAEMLRRQGYTGPVTIVSDDAAPPCDRPNLSKDYLAGTAKAAWLPLRGDDFYAQHDITLRLATEVAAIEPEASRLRLADGEILGYGALLLATGAEPVRLTVPGAELPHVHTLRSQADSEALIAAVEAGARRAVVVGASFIGLEVAASLRERGLEVRVVAPEARPLERVLGETLGDFIRGLHESKGVVFHLEERVAGITADAVELEGGQRLDADLVVVGIGVRPRTALAEAAGLAVDDGVWVSDTLETSVPGIYAAGDSARWPDPISGERVRIEHWTVAQRQGQRAARNILGAGDARAAVPFFWSQHYDIGINYVGHATHWERIETDGDPAAHDFTARFIAEDRLLAVATIFRDRESLEAEAEMEARLRADR; encoded by the coding sequence GCCGGCATCGAACTGAGCGAGCTGGCCGAGGGCGAGATGATCACCGGCCATGTCGGCGAGAAGGCCGTGCTGCTCGCCCGCAGCGGCGGCGACTTCCACGCCGTCGGCGCCCGCTGCACCCACTATGGCGCGCCGCTCGGCGACGGCCTGATCGTCGACGATACCCTGCGCTGCCCCTGGCACCACGCCTGCTTCAGCCTGCGCAGCGGCGAGGCCCTGGCCGCCCCGGCGCTGGACGGCCTGGCCTGCTGGAATACCGAGGTGGTCGGCGACCGGGTGATCGTGCGGGAGCGTGCCGAGCCCGGGCCGAAGCGTCACCCGGCCCGCTCGCCGTCCTCGGTGGTGATCGTCGGCGGCGGGGCGGCCGGCGAGGCCGCCGCGGAGATGTTGCGCCGCCAGGGCTACACGGGGCCGGTGACGATCGTCAGCGATGATGCGGCCCCGCCCTGCGACCGCCCCAACCTCTCCAAGGACTACCTGGCCGGCACGGCGAAGGCCGCCTGGCTTCCCCTGCGCGGCGATGACTTCTATGCGCAGCACGACATCACCCTGCGGCTCGCCACCGAGGTGGCGGCGATCGAGCCCGAGGCCTCGCGGCTGCGGCTCGCCGACGGCGAGATCCTCGGCTACGGGGCGCTGCTGCTGGCCACCGGCGCCGAGCCGGTGCGCCTGACGGTGCCCGGTGCCGAGCTGCCCCACGTGCATACCCTGCGCAGCCAGGCCGACAGCGAGGCGCTGATCGCCGCCGTCGAGGCCGGCGCCCGGCGCGCCGTGGTGGTCGGCGCCAGCTTCATCGGCCTCGAGGTGGCGGCGTCGCTGCGCGAGCGCGGGCTCGAGGTGCGGGTGGTCGCCCCCGAGGCGCGCCCCCTGGAGCGGGTCCTCGGCGAGACGCTGGGCGACTTCATCCGCGGGCTGCACGAGTCGAAGGGGGTGGTCTTCCACCTGGAGGAACGCGTGGCGGGCATCACCGCCGACGCGGTCGAGCTCGAGGGCGGCCAGCGCCTCGACGCCGACCTGGTGGTGGTGGGCATCGGCGTGCGCCCGCGCACCGCGCTGGCCGAGGCGGCGGGCCTCGCGGTGGACGATGGCGTGTGGGTCAGCGACACCCTGGAGACCAGCGTGCCGGGCATCTATGCCGCCGGCGACAGCGCCCGCTGGCCGGACCCGATCAGCGGCGAGCGCGTGCGCATCGAGCACTGGACGGTGGCTCAGCGCCAGGGGCAGCGCGCCGCCCGCAACATCCTCGGCGCCGGCGATGCCCGGGCCGCCGTGCCCTTCTTCTGGAGCCAGCATTACGATATCGGCATCAACTACGTGGGGCATGCCACCCACTGGGAGCGCATCGAGACCGACGGCGACCCCGCGGCCCACGACTTCACCGCGCGCTTCATCGCCGAGGACCGCCTGCTGGCGGTGGCGACGATCTTCCGCGACCGGGAGAGCCTAGAGGCCGAGGCGGAGATGGAGGCCCGCCTGCGCGCGGACCGCTGA
- a CDS encoding NAD(P)H-dependent oxidoreductase has translation MSLDTALHWRYAAKRMNGQRIPEATLERILDAAHLAPSSYGLQPYSVVVVDDPALRERCRPAAFDQPQISECSHLLVFATWETSGATEVDELIRLMARERGLDEPRLAGYRDTLKGVVNGFETAEARRHWAAKQAYLAMGMVLAAAALERVDATPMEGFDPAALDAVLGLEARRLRSAVVVALGYRDADADWLAGLKKVRWPRERVIARVA, from the coding sequence ATGTCCCTCGATACCGCCCTGCACTGGCGCTACGCCGCCAAGCGCATGAATGGCCAGCGCATTCCCGAGGCCACCCTGGAACGCATCCTCGATGCGGCCCACCTCGCGCCGTCCTCCTACGGCCTGCAGCCCTACTCGGTGGTGGTGGTCGACGACCCGGCGCTGCGCGAGCGCTGTCGGCCCGCCGCCTTCGACCAGCCCCAGATCAGCGAATGCTCGCACCTGCTGGTGTTCGCCACCTGGGAGACGAGCGGGGCGACCGAGGTCGATGAACTGATCCGCCTGATGGCCCGGGAGCGCGGGCTCGATGAGCCGCGCCTCGCGGGCTATCGCGACACCCTGAAGGGCGTGGTCAATGGCTTCGAGACCGCCGAGGCCCGTCGGCACTGGGCGGCCAAGCAGGCCTACCTGGCGATGGGCATGGTGCTGGCCGCGGCCGCCCTGGAGCGGGTCGATGCCACGCCCATGGAGGGTTTCGACCCAGCGGCCCTGGACGCCGTGCTCGGCCTGGAGGCGCGCCGGCTGCGCAGCGCCGTGGTGGTGGCGCTGGGCTACCGTGACGCGGACGCCGACTGGCTCGCCGGCCTCAAGAAGGTGCGCTGGCCGAGGGAGCGGGTGATCGCCCGGGTGGCCTGA